GATTTTAgctaaagaaactaaaataatttaaataaatttatatctcatctctttattttaaacaaaacaaagtcacacattaaataaaactgttttctacCAAACATCACATCTTATAATGTCACACACTAATAGAGTCACCCAAAATATTTGCCCCAGTTTGATACTTTTATCCACATGTATACTGTAGCTGTGTGCGCTCATAAAtgataaaactataaataaaacttcataTCTGTTAGGCAGTAATGTGCTTCCTCctgatgatgtcacttcctgtgcCCCTGTTACAGGTTTGATGGAGAGCTGGTCGGATGACAGCTGGAACTGTTGTCATAACTGGAGGAATACTGGCCACAGTGATACTTCTGTGTATCATAGCCGTGCTCTGTTACTGTAGACTCCAGGTAGGACGCCGCCGCATCATTTCCACTCACTGAGATGTGTTTTTCCCTGACTCAGAACcccaaactaaacaaactggcAGAGGTTAAGaaccaggagaaaaaaataaaacagtagaaaaacaatacaaagtaTGACAAGGCAGGAAGCAAAGGTTTTTGGTGTGCAAAGTAAATAAACAGGTATAAACACAGACACCATGATGTTTCTTTTGCTTTAAGTTTGCTTTCTTTAATAGGGCAATTCGTCAATGAATgaacaatataaaaaacaacttgttcaGATTAGTGCAAGTATCTTCAAACTTCTGGAGTTTTTGGACGGAGAGGATGTGATCTCAGCTGTGAGAGGACTCAGTTATGAGTAAATATTCTATTCATTATTAAATTGGTGATTGGAAGCAGGTTTTGAAATGATcccatttgctttttttttcttctatttagattttttattacaaacctAGTtccaaaaaagtttttattccaTATTAAACATATCAAGTGTTTGAACTGAGAAACTgcactgttttattaaatcaagttttgtgatttttgtttaaaatatcacATACATAACTTTAATGCAagcctcttttattttttgtagtacTACTGCTGTAAGAATAATGGCTCTGACAGCGGCTCCATCTCTCAGCAACACTTTGCCTGCAACGCCTGCAGCCTCACTGGGCTGGACGGACCAATCGTCACGCCGCTGTCCCTGTCGCCCCCAGAGCTGCCCAAATCCTCCAACCCCACCAAGCCGGCTGGGGGCCAGCGCCGCTACTGCCCCAGCTGCTCGCCGTACGACTCGCCCTTCTACATCCGTACCACCGATGAGATGCGCAACGGTGGCGAGCGGGTCACCTACATGCCCACGCACTACGACAACCAGGCGCTGTCGATGCCCCTGCCTGTTGTCCGAGGCTCCCTGCTGAGGGACGCTCAGCGAGGCCGGCCGCCCGATTTCTACACCAACACCCGAGCCATCAGCACAGAGGTGTAGCCGCCTCGTGTTTCCACACCCAGACACCCTCTCTCCTCACAAAACCAGCGTCACCAACGAGACAAACACACGTGTTAATTCTGGCTCTTTCTGCAGCCAGTCAGTCTGTGAAggtaacatttatttacactcTAAAGTTCTGCTGGGTCTAACCGAGACTCGTCCTAATCAGGTACTGGtggttaaagtttaaagaacTAATCCCTCTCATAGTAGGTCAAATTCTAACATTTCACAAAAGTTGTGACTGATAAATCATCTTCATCTGTAgctaaaggcctagtattccttaaaggattgcatatcacccgccgcctttcgtgtcagagttttagactgaaatcatcttctgctcagagtatgtgttgggaatgactctcagctactaccacatcatgtttcagttcagtatctgtaaaacaggttgagttacagccatttttgtgttggctaatgggCTGCGGTGACCATCTTGGATTggctcagcagctgcagctgtacatccagtgacgacagtttcgttaaaatccatccagtggttcaagacatattttgctaacagatacagtttgaacacacagacaggcaaaaaaaacattatcgcccgccttttgCCCTTtggcggcaggcgataataaGATGTTCCCACGCGAAGGGGAAGCTTGTTGACTGTTAATGTTTCTTTACCTGCTGAGGGCTACCTCTGTTCATTTTCCTGAGCTGCATATTTCTAATGACTTCCCAAATGTAGCGtgatcaaaaaaagaaacaaatacgTAGCGAAGTTGTTCTGATGAGcagaaggaaacagaaatgtttatttttttgtgaagtgCAGAGACAGAACGTGTGCAGGAGAGTTCACGATGCAAGCTCTCCACACGGCTCTTCATCTCCAGCCATCTCCCCACCACCGTTTTTATTTCACCAATTATGAATCAAGGAAATATTGAGAACACTGTGTTCACCTTGTGAGATGTAAAGATgctggacttttttcttttttaagaaaacgGACCTCGGATGATGACATTTAAAACCTCTTATTTGGAAAAATGCAAACGTGACGGAATCTGAGCCCCTGCTTCAGAGCTGCTGTGCTAAAAAAGAAcgtaatgacttttttttccacaggtgCAAAAAGCTGTGTAAATATTAAGGAGAAAGCAATCCGTCAGTGccggtgtgtttgtgtcagagaGCGATGCCTGCTGGGAACTGAACATTTTTCAGTAAGAGCGATGGACTAACTGGTTTGTGCTATTTTGTCTACACACTGTCTATACTCTAATACTCTTCAATCTTTGCAATGCAAATATCAcccagtttctttctttttttgatatTGTGTGAATGTTGCTGTTTCCCAGTTCTCCTATTTTTACACAGCATTGCTCACCGTACGtacaaatgtttatgttttctgtgacattgttttttttaaaaaatatttctctgcACAGCATGATTCAGGACTTGAAGCTGAATAAGTGGGGCAATAAAGTCATGAGAGAGTTTTAAAGCATATTTACACATGTCCATGTTTTACATGATTAACAGAGATGCTTTGCCAATTCTTTTTCATGAAAACTTTCATTGCTTACCAtctttttttcaataataatttattaaacagacgCTAAATACAGCgactgctgttgttgtttttttatttatttatgaaaatccTTTCACATCACAACTGGTTTACTCTGGAATAAAgaataatcataaaaaagataaaataatgttCACTAAAAATAATTACCATCACATGGGTGGGCTTTTCTAAATTTTAGCTGGTATTTCTCCATGTTTCTGTCTACTTTAACATGTTCAttgtcaaacatttatttaaacattattgtAACTATTTTCTATTTACCTAACCTGTTATATTAAAAGATGTAaggaggatttttaaaaatgtgctcaaaAACAAATTGTAAGTAATAAAAAGCTAATATGTAATCGTGTTAACTTTTGACAAATAAAGATTTGTAACTCCTTGAAATTactatttgtcttattttctgACTGCACTCAGAACCCAGTTACtatcatatttattattaataataatgctAAACTcaaattttatcaaaatattgaaaaacaTTAGACAGaaattttctcatttctttaagGCATGAATCTGTGCTGTAGGAACATGTTAACATGTTAAGAAACTTAGCCTAAAGCTAAATCTGGTGCAATGCATcgaatgttttaatatttatgttatATTTGCACACTGTCCTGATTAAATAAACTTGAATTTGAACTTCTTGGTAACAATCATCATTAGACAAATAACCACAATGAAGTTAATTTGCTGAATAACATGCATTTTGACAAGCAGTTTTAATATTATCCATCATAAGACAAAGATGATTCATGAACATACCACTttaaattttgatgttttattgttacatttaatggaagcaaaaaagaaaaaaaaagttgaattccTGTTTAATCagcttgctttcttttttaaaggagtatcgttttatttaaaaactatattttaggCTGAAACGACAGATATTTAAATATAGATATTTCTAAATAGTCACACGTGTGTATATAATTCCTGTATTGTTTACGTAGGAATTTCAGTAAGGCTCTATCGCGCATGCGCGACGCATTCCTTACCGGAAGGCGTCCACCCAAACTCCCGAGTGattcatctttttaaacacacacgATCTTTGTCGCAACTCTTATGACAAGCAGTTTCACAACGCTCCTAAAAAGTAAGTTGACAGCTTTGTAGCTGACACCTATGGTTGTATCAGAGCCGTGTGTGCGTGGAGTGAgagctgtggtgttgttttccttctcctccCAAGGCATCTTCCTCCGGAGCCGGGCAGGGTGTAACGATGTAGCTTCTGGTCCAACTGTTTTGGACTTCGAGCTCGTTAGCGTTAGCCACACTTAGCGTTAGCATTCCGCTCGAGCCTCTAACATACGTGCACAGgtaccacttcctgtttaaccCGCATTCACCTGTTCTGTCATCAGTTCTCTTGTAAAGAAAATTTGCTGCTGAAAGGTGTTTGTTATATTAGTACATCGACTGAGGATAAACTGTGGTGACTCTTCGGGACACATTAGCTTTGTCGTTCGCATTTCCCCcccctgtttgtgttgtttacgTTAAGTTATCTGTTCGCTAATATGTGTGCTtaacaactaaaaaaatgacGTGTTTCTAACTGAATGCCTTGTCAGTGTAATTTAACCTCCCAAGTGTTAATTAAGCTGCAGTTTACAGGAAAGCTGGACTTCTGGTGACTCCACTACTGTCCCCCAGGCCTGGACATTAACAGCTTGCCTTGCTGCAGTCATTTATTTGGtggacacaaaaaaataaaacggacACCTGCCCAGTCAGGTGAAAATACAAGCATCAGCATCCACCAATAAGACCATTTATCCAAACTGACCATATAATTTAGAAAGGGCTCACAGAGCTGCAGTATGTTTGACTTATTCCCCACATTGAGAGTTATTTGACTGGAGGGCTTACAGATGTGTATTAAACACACTTCTTCCCCACTCACATCACTGCAGCTGTTGTCGAACTCTCCCAGACATTTATTGCTTGTGGATCAGTGCCAGGACTGATGTTTGGATGACATTGTCACTATCCCGTGCTGTTTAGGTGGATAAACGATTGGCTAAAATCATATTTGCCCCAGTGGAAAAGCTTTTGGTGTGACTCCTGCATCTTTCACAACGATGCAGCCTAATTCCACTTTATTATAAATCAGTTACTGTTTCTCCCAAGAGTGACTAAGATGTTAGAATCCAACATTGTAGTGAGTGATATATAAGTAATAGACTGGTGCCAAACCTTCCTCGACACCCCTGTTCGTTCTTTGTCTGGGCTGAACCACTTCTGCAGGAAAAAGAGTGCCTTTTGAAGGGTATGGCGCCGGTCATTCGGCTGATTAGTGTGAATTATAGAGCTATGAATTGCCTGCAATAAGACATGAGGTCAcagaaattattaaaactgaaacaaacacttcCAGCTAACTGGGTTTCTGTATGTTATgtcattgtaaaataaaaaaacccctCATTCATTGCATGTTTTAGTAGAATTTCTTCTTAATTTTTGAACGTCAGTACATCAATTATGGACTTACTCACCTTTTTAATGCCCTTTAAAAAGGAATTTTGAtgtaaactaaatataaatcaaaGTCATGATGCACAGCTGCAGTGGTTAGTCAATTCTGGAAAGAAAAGTTGTCAAGATTTGGATCATTTTCCCATTTAATGCTTTATGCAAACTAACatgtttcttcagcttcttAAACTTTACAACATAGAgctatcatatatatatatatatatatatatatatatatatatatatatatataaataaataaatcagtagaTGATTTTTTCTATAGATTCACTGggagaaaaacaagcagcactTTGACAGTAATAATGTTTCTGTGTACAAGTGCAGTAAATGTTGTTTAAGCATACTTCTGAATGTAACCTAAACAAATTGGCAACGTGTTGCATTTGACTATGAAAATAACTTGTGTGGTTGTGGCTGTGCACGTAACAGGAAGTGATTTCATATCGCGTGTTCGATGAAAATAAGAAACTGGCAATGATGAGCTCAAGACAAAAATTCAAAGCTGGTTTTAGTCATTGTGAGTTGTAATGTCTGTAGGTCTATGTAGAGTCACTTATATTCATTTTGCTCAGTTCTTAGAACTGACTGCGGGTAAATGTAGGCGAGGTGGATGAATATTTCTGAAAATGACTTTTCAGTAACATAAATGCCTACGGTAGAGCGTAACGAACTCCCAGATTTGTCAGAGCTGAAGTCACACCCTGATTCTTGAAAGGAGGTCTTTATTTAGACAGTTGAGACACAATTGTAGCAAACTGCCAGCACACACCTCGGAAACTAAACTTCGGATTGACTCCCTCTGTCAAAGTAGTGGTTGTTggaacacaagacaaaaaaaaaaaaaaacagaacaaaactgcaCACAAGTAAAGTTTGGGACTGAGAGTTTTGAAATAGTTCTTTCAGGCGGAGCCAGCCAAACCCTTTCATGGGGCTTTTAAAGGAGAGtacctcacttcctgttttggcATAAattgatctcagtttggagaatcagggagaagtTTTTAGGGTGTAAGTCAATTAAACAATTCTCAGAACGggacctgcaggaaaaaaaaaaacatttccaccaCCTCACAACATGAACTTAAACACTTCCCAACAGTTTGATTGAAAgctgtattatttttatcaccACTTGTTGATTTGGCTGTTTTCTTGGCTGAAAGTCGTCTGCGTTGCTTTGTGTCATTGCGTGCACATTTGCTGCCTAATGTGTCCTGCTGATGATCAGCTGAACCCATTTGGGCCTTTTTCCTCAGGCTTGTTGGAAAGCTGGGGTGTTTTTCTACAGTGTTCTAACAAAACCTTATATCCCATATAAGTTTCTTTGTATCCGGCTGATTGATGTAAACCTCCAGAAGTCATGGTGCCACATTTAGGCGTCAAAACCCAACCAGctccttttaaacaaaaccatttGTAGTGTTCTTTTGCAGAATGTGGATTAATACAGACCTAGTGCTCTAAAAAGGAGGAGTGCCTCAGTTCTTAAGAGTTGTCGTATTGGGTTAAGACCCGCAGTGTTATGATTCACAACTGGTTAGCGTTCGCATACACGAGGCACGTTTTTTGCACGCAATGACGTTTAGCACCACGGAGGTTAGTTGGGGGCCGTTTacagtgaaactgtaacatttctgttgcagttcaGCCGTTCGTTTACACGATAACAGCGGTCGGAGCTGACACTGAAACCTTTTGAACCCAGGTGTCAGAGTGAAcccctcaccaccaccaccatcaccctttgcatttcaaaggaagctaCACCGTATGAAATTGCATATGCACACCACAAATGCCTGCAGTCAttagctgttctgcacatgcaggTGTACATCAACCACAGTAGTAATGTTGGActgcagagtgctgtttgtgctgctcaccaTTTTCAACACGTAGCAGCAACGCAGCCTCACTGTGTGTTCGctattttggatgtaactgtttataTGCTTGAGAGACTGGTGTCTGCGCGTGTGTAAGTGCCAACTAGTGGTCTGGCATGAAAACTACAGCAGGTTCAATGAGCACAGCAGCACCGTGTAAACATTTTTCcaatcaacatctgaaaatctttaacATTTCCAGGAGATCTGCCTTGGTGGCGAAAATACTGACCATACCATGGCACGTGCACCACATTTCAGTTGTTTAGGAAAGAAttgccaaaagaaaaactctcTATTTCTAAACAGAGTTACAAAAACACCTTATTAGGGTCATACGCTACACAAAACTTCACGTTACGTTAAAGTTAAGGTCTGCACAtgagtttaaagaaacacaGGCACATCTGGTCGTTAGCTCAGCTCTAGTGGGTGTTTGTCAACCACACTGACCTCTCACTCTTTCCACACAGCCAATAACTGACAGCAAAGCAGCCACGACTGGGCCCGTACCGGAGGGACATGCTCGTAATGAGTGGGTGCACATTCGCTGCTTTATTTGTGACTTAAGGCTGAAAAGGAAGCGACTGGGCACATTGACGGAGGAAGTGGTATATTGCAAATAACGTGCCTTTATGTGTATCCACTAATTATCAAGGCAAGAGACTTTTGCCAGTAGCATTCATTATTTTCCCCCATTCTCTAAGTTAGTGTAGTGCTTTGCCTTTGTGGTTGAAtatgtttgtgtgaataaacATTTTGGTTTGTCCTCCATCTGCACAGCCATCATTGAGTAACTAACTAGCCATAATCTGTGGTTTCTGTATAACCAGAGCCTTTCGAAGAGAAGACagtaaagcttaaagaaaaccaaagtaaaCTTTTACCCAGCATTCACCTCTCACCATCTGGGTTTCTGCTCATAGTAGCTTCTTTCAAACAATTAATAATGTCattatattttgttcttttattcattcTGGGGTTTGTCtaattgaataattgtgaacTGAGCACATGACCCTGTTGCTTTCTGCATTTATGCCTGTGTGGAGATGGCAGGGGCATAATTTGTCTAGTTTTGAGTGTATGAATGCCTTCTGTGTGCCTGTATTTATCTGGTTGTGTGCGAATGAATGAGCCCTTCATGTATTTCTTCTACATTTGAATGTGTTGGTGCTCCTCTCCTCGCCACACCCCAGCTTTTGGGTGGCtgttaaaaaactcaaatcaaaatGGCATACATTTTAGGAGAGAATTGAGAATTATCGCACCGTTTACaaaaccaatatttttttttttatagaataaTCAGATATTTTTGTCAGTCAGTCaagtctgttttattaaatgtcacAATAACTGTATCAAATTTCTCACAGGTTCTTCAATGTTTAGATCTGTAAAAGTTTTATCTCTAAGCTAAAGCCTCAATTTTAAGAATACAGATGTTATgctagtttaaaataaataaaaccctaaatCTTTGTTGAACAGCCATCTGATTGgagtccatctgtctgtttgtcacgTTTGAAACGTCAGCTCAGTCGTGTTGGTTTGTAGTTTGGCCGACACCCTCTGAGATTAATGAGCCAGCAGGATGAAACATGTTCAGTTAGTTGGTGATTAAAAGTGTTCAGTCTTTGTTAACAGTGGTGCCTTAGTTAACTCAAACGAtcacaaatgttttaagacaGGCTAAGCTACTTTTATTGTTACCATTAATTGCAAACGTGATGCCCAGACTTTAACTCTGCAGCGTTCCAGTGTTTGCATCCAGCTCAGGGAGGAAAATAGCatcaaataatgcaaaaaaatgaaaaattacataaacaaCAAAGCTGTAAGTTTGAGACATAAACTTAAGAGTTGCTTCAATGTGCgctgtttactttttattcagGATAAGCACTTTTACACCTTTACATATTCTCACATGAAGCTTCCTCCTCTGCAGacgttttcttatttttgtgtaaaacgaACACCTCtgcagcactgtgcaaaagtcttgagtcaaaTTATTCTTGAGCATTTCTTCGTCCAGCCTTTTTAGTGGCACAAACATAAATCATTTCCAATCGGTgctaaaagcctttttttttccttctctctgaTGTTTAGAGCTTTCATTGTGCAAATAcatatatgtttttgttctaaTTGATATTGTTCTGTTGTTTACTGTATTTCCTGTTTATAGATAATGTAGTAAATATTAGATGTGTGGAGCTCTTTGGTTCTCTCTATAAACTGCTTTAGAAATAATTTGATAGAACTATAAACTGATTAAAGGACAGTCTGACCTTGTTTATCTGCCAGCTTAGCCTGCGTGATCAGAAACTATGACAGGCAGCAAATCTGATCTTCAAGCTGCACCACAAAAATTTTAGGAGTTGAGGAACTGCATATTTTAGAAGTTGCAAACAGGTTTGCCGATTTTTCTGACCCATTGGTTGGTATCAAACCAGAGATTACAAGATGCTTAGATTACCTTTAATAGTCAGGCATCTCAAAACTGCAggttgaaacaggaagttgtttgATCAAAGTCGTCAGGTCTCTTTTTTTCGTGttcattgtgttttaaaagtcacCCTGATGTCATCACAACTTGCAAAACGTCCcttttactctgtgtgtgtgtgtgtgtgtgcttgatgaatagcaacattaaaaaaaaaaaagcttttgtggacttttagttttcatcagTGCTTTCTAATTTctataaaacagaagaacacagaaatcatctgattctttttcttttgccttcctACACAGGTGGGCAGACAGGTGGGGGGGGAGTTTAAACCTGGTCTCCCTCGCTGACCCGGAGTTAACCTGCTAGTCATGGATGACAGCTCCTCACTGGGCAAAGTCAGCAGCTCTACAGAGTCCGTGGCCACCGTCACCAGTGAGGAGTTTGTTCTGGTCCAGCCCGGCTCCGCTGGCTCACCACAGGGTTCTGAGGGCAGACCGAGACTCAAGGTCAGAACCAAGCATCATTACAATTATGCCTACATTCAGTAGTCTGTTTTATAGGTGCCTGAAATCTTTggcaaaatgtaataaaaagagAATAAGATTTTGTAATTTTCCTTTACAGTTAACATATCTAGAGGTGTCCCTAATAtgtattaaatacatttaatacatATTCTAGTCTAAGAagagacaataataataaactggTTTACTTTCTCCATGAATTTGTGCCCTATGTATGTTTGTTCCTCcctcttcttgttttaatttctctgcTTGCTGACTCCTTCCCTaatcctttgtgtttttcttcacattccCAGATGTCTTGGAATGGAAGTGATCAGCTGGAAAAAGCGATGGAGGAGGTGCTGGATGACGATGATGACGATGAGGTGAAGGTAGAAAAAAGCTGCGTGGAAAAGATGGAGAAGCAAGGGGAAGCGGAGAGCCGGGTCCTGAAGACCCATCCTGCAGGTACAGATGCTAaatgctgcagatgtttttacAAGCTGGTAGTCGATTCaatcaaacttaaaaacacttttaataacAAATACAGACTTCTGCCCTCTGTCTCTCATAGTTGTTACAGCAAGTCAGTTCTGTCAAACAGCAGTTTTactagtgtttaactaaaatatCTTGGTAAATTATTATGTTAAATTGGCGGATACGTCATACAGAAAAGGCCGGTTTGTGCCAGTATTTATACATGATGTTACTGAACAAAACTGTAATCTGTACAGCATTTTTTAAGCTGATGGAAAcaattttttcagaaaaagagaaacactaTGTGATTAACTCacagtatgtttgtttttatctcagaaACATGGTGTCAAACTGAAAGTAGTAATggtttaaaacagctttaagtaCGTCAAGTCAAGGATGACTTGTTTCTGCTATCAGATCAACACTTCAGTGTTCTGACTTTGGCTCAGCAGCTTCGTAcgtaatttaataatttaacaaacaaaaagggccTGAGTGCAGAAATATTTAGGAGCAATGCAAAGCATCAGCACCACCAGGTTTGGCGTTATTAAGCTGCAGGATCCAGATGCACTCATTTTTAGTTTCATATCAATATTTCAGGTTTACTGAATTACATGATCAGACAGAtcctgttttttgtcatttggcATTCTTTGGCATCATCATATGTTGTTGCTCCATCAGGttttggactttattttgttaactCTTGACTCTAAAAAGTTCTGCCAACAACAGCgcttcaaaacacaaacatgtttgttaaaaaaacacactttttagactttttaaactcACTTTTTCAACTGACACTAAGAAACAGGCTCCACAGAATAAATAATCTTTCTCAGATTCATGAAGCCAGTTCAGCATAGTTCAGACTCATTAACTGTAGCAGCTTAAATTATGCTGTTAAACTAAACAGGTTTGCAGCAAATCGTTAAACCTTTCAggaagtttattattttgtcatgtCTGCTGAGCTACAACTTATCCAACCATTGTTAACCACTATGATAGGTTGCATAATAGCACTTTGACTCATGGCAGATTAATGTTTGGTTATCAGTTTTTTAATGACGACCCGTGAGTGTTGAACGGTCTGCGTTTGTTTGCAcagtaaaagctgaaaaatttATCATTGAGCtccagttctgttttttgttctgttcatttgtAAGACACCTGATTCAACTACTTCCTACTGAAAGACATGCAGAGAAAACTATTTTTAGTCGTTGAACCAGCTGCTTATCAGGGCGTATGGTTGACATTAATGTCTCTGAtcacctttctttcttttcctcctgaTGTTTGCATGATGGCTCCATTACCTTAGTTTCTCTTCAGTTCATTTATGTAGTGGCAATACTGTACAAAAACAGGTTTCTGGTCATACGAACTACCCAAGAACATTGTCTGCACCTGTTATAATTGTACACACGGGGAGATTAATTAAGACTGGTTCAGGTTGTTGGATTTATTCTAAATTACTTGTATTCTTGTATGCAACCTACAGCATGTAGCTCTGACTGCCTTtagcctgctgcctttcatggcaggaTTAGATTAACAGATTACTGCAGAAAAAGGCTTGAAGACAGAGGAGACCGTCTTGTGTGAAGAATCTCAGGATGTATTTTTGGCTGATGTGAGGTGAAATGAAACAACGTGTGATGGTATGTGTTACACAAAGGGGGAAGCACATGCTATCACTCGCGTTAGGTGATTGCTTGAGTTTGCAATGTTTTCAAGAAGGAAAGGTTTTGCTCTGCAACCTGGAAGACGTCGAGGTATGTTGAGATATTTGTGCATTACAGTAAATAATTTTTGGATTCTGTTATTGTAATGCATACTGTAGCtcaagaaaatgacaaaacagacatttaaaggaagaaattaaaaatggcaTGGTTCTGCTTCTGACTAACTTAAAAAATAGGTACAGGAATAACTTGTTACTGACCAGTATGTATAGTATAATATAAGATTAGTCCGTACAACTATAAGGAACCATAATATTTTCAGCGAAAGAaaacccttttttccccccagtttttcatatttgactttcttttaataCAGTTGTGTTGCACAGCTGCAGAGTGAACAAGAAGGAAATGTTCAGCATGATGTAAAAGAAAAGCTCAGCAGTGAAAAACACGCTGCCGGTCACAttgttctgcttcctgtttgagtGTGAAAGTGTCAGAGCAGAGGTCATTTCAGAGAGGACCCTTTTAACTTCCT
The Kryptolebias marmoratus isolate JLee-2015 linkage group LG24, ASM164957v2, whole genome shotgun sequence DNA segment above includes these coding regions:
- the fam163ab gene encoding protein FAM163A yields the protein MTAGTVVITGGILATVILLCIIAVLCYCRLQYYCCKNNGSDSGSISQQHFACNACSLTGLDGPIVTPLSLSPPELPKSSNPTKPAGGQRRYCPSCSPYDSPFYIRTTDEMRNGGERVTYMPTHYDNQALSMPLPVVRGSLLRDAQRGRPPDFYTNTRAISTEV